From Danaus plexippus chromosome 11, MEX_DaPlex, whole genome shotgun sequence, the proteins below share one genomic window:
- the LOC116765648 gene encoding netrin receptor UNC5B-like: MEVHMCTLFFILQINLAFCIKEQEAGKNAHSRTGVVIPDVDSNGDTNRPLDLLASPNEAKDYFLPPVFPHTDDVDEDDDEEEDHSYLDYDYDHKEINYKDSPDIVTVKSDYQEVLPIDDKIPLHTAKDNLPVFLLEPENTYVVKNKPATLKCRAANALEVYFKCNGIKTEALNFEFVDPQTGVRIIEGEYKVTREQVEEYFGTEKYQCSCFAWTSRGQIRSQPATIELAYIKKHFSASPQSQLVKQYSAVTFRCEAPPAAPFAQVYWLKNGAPIAVDDNVHINKEGDLVIKQASLLDMANYTCVAENLAGKRLSEPALLTVFVNGGWSSWSTWSECSCAGGGRRRERTCTHPRPLNGGQPCSGPAVQRTPECTHCELDVYMDSLDELADESPDVVLGHWSQWSEWSSCDTDCLRSRRRRCVSGPCRGRDAQLAPCPLCVRTANAHTHGASYWPLLIALSIAFLIFVVVVVLGIKYMKMKIAENSPYVKPPPGTNYFGNVIKRTLTNQPDLTIHEEFHTMDSRRTNRQTNSINNRNEHLYEVPQLANSYIAPLDHEVRNHGVETFACKDKESDRSDSSCFLSSGSSYGNESVEMSPSLKNNASVNSKFLNCQYLETATSKIVNGDGDWLNLDKCGVRLYIPDGVVEKGEELFSIEVTDEEWNKPLLQEGETQLSPIIRCGPKNVHFCKAMILTFPHCVALKNSSWILSILQKPEEINCREWRKVLTLGQETPGSPIFAQVDPLKVYIVCEFLSDFVLIGRSFNALDAKLLKVALFLGKRSDGYYNLHVHAFHDTPYALYECFESERRTGGLLLCDPKTIYFQENCSDLCVNVRDVGVGWKIQSGNKYQELPFAQLWNMNVRSLHCLFVLQQVDAINCLDLNVTVYQKQRQSNSVNFNLKTNDFNSNLNCNKRFSYSGVEIGYSVNILENPFNYSSLSKKEARYDFVYRNSLRRNSYSLDNNCYRTNVLTKSDRVILCKLLDCQTTKGNDWRLLAEKLKLTSFYYYFSNTCSPTENILNLWLCRNNDVNMLISLSRVFREMSRIDCATVIERRCFPN; this comes from the exons ATGGAAGTGCATATgtgtactttgttttttatcttGCAAATAAATTTGGCGTTTTGTATAAAGGAACAGGAAGCGGGAAAAA atgCACACTCTCGGACAGGTGTCGTAATACCCGATGTAGATAGTAATGGCGACACGAACAGACCTTTAGACCTCCTAGCGAGTCCAAATGAAGCGAAAGACTACTTTCTACCCCCGGTTTTCCCCCACACTGATGACGTAGACGAGGATGATGATGAAGAAGAAGATCACTCTTATTTAGATTACGATTATGATCACAAGGAAATCAATTACAAAGATTCCCCTGATATAGTAACCGTTAAAAGCGACTATCAGGAGGTGCTCCCGATAGATGATAAAATACCGTTGCACACAGCTAAAGATAATTTGCCAGTTTTTCTTTTGGAACCAGAAAATACCTACGTCGTTAAAAATAAGCCAGCAACGCTTAAGTGTCGTGCCGCTAATGCCTTAGAA gtttatttcaaatgcaaTGGCATTAAAACCGAAGCTCTCAATTTTGAATTCGTGGATCCCCAAACCGGAGTCAGAATTATAGAGGGCGAGTATAAAGTAACGAGGGAACAGGTCGAGGAATACTTTGGCACAGAGAAGTACCAATGTTCCTGTTTCGCCTGGACGAGCCGCGGACAGATAAGGAGCCAACCAGCGACTATAGAACTCGCTT ATATAAAGAAGCACTTCTCAGCATCTCCCCAGTCCCAGCTGGTGAAGCAGTATTCTGCTGTAACATTCCGTTGCGAGGCCCCTCCAGCTGCTCCCTTCGCCCAGGTCTACTGGCTGAAGAACGGAGCACCTATCGCCGTCGATGACAACGTGCACATTAACAAAGAAGGAGATCTTGTGATCAAACAGGCCTCCCTTCTG GATATGGCGAACTACACGTGCGTCGCCGAGAACCTCGCCGGCAAACGGCTATCCGAGCCGGCTCTGCTCACAGTGTTTG TGAACGGCGGCTGGTCATCATGGTCGACTTGGTCTGAGTGTTCATGTGCTGGCGGAGGTCGTCGTCGGGAGAGAACCTGCACTCACCCTCGCCCCCTCAACGGCGGACAGCCTTGCTCTGGACCCGCGGTGCAACGAACACCTGAATGCACTCATTGTGAACTAG ATGTCTACATGGATAGTTTAGATGAGTTGGCAGATGAATCACCTGATGTCGTGTTAG GTCACTGGTCACAGTGGTCGGAGTGGTCATCCTGCGACACAGACTGTCTTCGTTCCCGACGTCGTCGTTGTGTCTCTGGACCCTGTCGTGGCCGCGACGCACAACTGGCGCCCTGTCCGCTGTGCGTACGGACTGCTAATGCGCATACACATG GTGCATCATACTGGCCGCTCCTGATTGCCTTATCGATAGCTTTTCTAatatttgttgttgttgttgtactCGGCATTAAGTATATGAAGATGAAAATTGCTGAAAACTCTCCCTACGTAAAGCCTCCTCCGG GTACGAATTACTTCGGTAACGTTATAAAAAGGACTCTTACTAATCAACCGGACTTGACGATACACGAGGAGTTCCACACAATGGATTCAAGacgaacaaacagacagacgaaCAGCATCAATAATAGAAACGAACACTTGTATGAAGTCCCGCAATTGGCTAACAG CTACATCGCGCCATTAGATCACGAGGTAAGAAACCATGGAGTGGAGACATTCGCTTGCAAGGACAAGGAGTCAGACCGCTCTGACTCCAGCTGTTTCTTGAGCT CGGGTTCGTCGTATGGAAATGAAAGTGTAGAAATGTCACCTTCGCTCAAAAATAACGCGTCTGTTAAttcgaaatttttaaattgtcaataTTTAGAGACTGCTACATCCAAAATTGTAAACGGTGACGGCGATTGGCTAAATTTGGATAAATGTGGGGTCAGATTATATATTCCGGACGGTGTGGTTGAGAAAGGCGAAGAGTTATTCTCTATTGAGGTCACAGACGAAGAGTGGAACAAACCGCTTCTACAAGAAG GTGAAACACAACTTAGTCCAATAATTCGATGCGGGCCGAAGAATGTCCATTTCTGCAAGGCAATGATACTCACATTCCCTCATTGCGTAGCCTTGAAGAACTCTAGCTGGATACTGTCAATACTTCAGAAGCCCGAAGAAATCAACTGTAGAGAATGGAGGAAGGTCCTAACATTAGGGCAGGAAACCCCGGGAAGCCCTATATTCGCTCAAGTCGATCCTTTAAAAGTGTACATCGTGTGCGAATTTCTCAGTGACTTCGTTTTAATCGGTAGAAGCTTTAATGCTCTAGATGccaaattgttaaaagtagCTCTTTTTCTTGGTAAACGTTCTGACGGCTACTACAACCTGCACGTCCACGCGTTTCATGACACTCCTTACGCCTTGTACGAATGTTTCGAAAGCGAGAGACGTACGGGCGGGCTTCTTCTCTGTGATCcgaaaactatttattttcaagaGAATTGCTCTGATCTGTGTGTCAATGTTCGGGATGTGGGAGTGGGATGGAAGATCCAATCAGGAAACAAATATCAGGAGCTTCCGTTTGCCCAATTATGGAATATGAATGTCCGATCTCTGCATTgcctttttgttttacaacaGGTGGATGCTATAAATTGTTTAGATCTAAACGTCACGGTATATCAAAAACAAAGGCAGTCGAATTCGgtaaatttcaatttgaaaacaaacGATTTTAATTCGAATCTGAATTGTAATAAACGGTTCAGCTATTCGGGCGTAGAGATCGGTTACAGCGTTAATATCCTCGAGAATCCGTTCAATTATTCATCGTTATCGAAAAAAGAGGCCAGATATGATTTCGTTTACAGAAACAGTTTACGTAGGAACAGTTACAGCTTGGATAATAATTGCTACCGAACAAACGTTCTGACCAAGTCTGACAGGGTGATACTCTGCAAGTTGTTGGATTGTCAGACGACTAAAGGTAACGACTGGAGGTTGCTCGCGGAAAAATTAAAGCTAACGTCCTTCTATTACTATTTCTCTAACACTTGCTCTCCGACCGAGAATATATTGAATCTTTGGTTATGCAGAAACAACGATGTCAATATGTTAATAAGTTTATCGCGGGTGTTTAGAGAGATGTCTCGGATAGATTGCGCGACTGTTATCGAAAGGCGCTGTTTTCCTAATTAg